The Nocardia terpenica genome has a segment encoding these proteins:
- a CDS encoding ABC transporter substrate-binding protein has product MRVTRLVAAAGAVLAAASILTGCGSGSTTSGGTPQPGGTAVFAETPGAQPNWIFPVYDAAHNSGYATGDLQWLMYRPLYWFGDSSGGTGVNETKSLAAPPKYSDNNSTVTVDLKPYRWSNGEPVNAKSVLFWMHMLTAEKQNFAKYVVGKFPDNVKAVTETGPQQVTFTLDGSYSPTWFTGVELAQITPLPMAWDKTSDAAAPGSGGCTENQSRCDAVYRYLYDKSKNLSTYATDPLWQVVDGPWHLTNFDAQGHIAFDPNPAYSGPDKPHLAHYRMEPFTSTDAEFNTLRSGTTVSVGGVQATNLPEKKASQALPSTNPLQANYNLVPAYGWGWSTSILNMDNPTFGATFHQLYIRQALQLTLDQETDVNSAMRGYGAVTTGPVPNRPDNPYLTDAERGAGPYPFDREKAKALLTGHGWTAQNGVMTCTAPGTADTQCGAGVAAGTRLQFTLEYSTGNPTYGRMVQQWKSDAAQAGIVLDLKGQEFNTVMDDVSNCKGSGPACDWQIGFFGYQQYDAVPTGEQLLLPGASENIGNYSDPKLTELINATLHSDDRSAFAAYEEYAARTLPGQINMPLRTYMEVVAKNLGGVSFPAVQTARAPEDWYFTK; this is encoded by the coding sequence ATGAGGGTGACAAGACTGGTGGCCGCCGCGGGCGCGGTGCTGGCGGCGGCGTCGATACTGACCGGCTGCGGTTCCGGGTCCACGACCTCGGGTGGGACCCCGCAGCCCGGCGGGACCGCGGTGTTCGCCGAAACTCCCGGCGCGCAACCGAATTGGATCTTCCCGGTCTACGACGCGGCGCACAACAGCGGGTACGCCACCGGTGATCTGCAGTGGCTGATGTATCGCCCGCTGTACTGGTTCGGCGACAGCTCGGGCGGCACGGGGGTGAACGAGACCAAGAGCCTGGCCGCCCCGCCGAAGTACAGCGACAACAACTCCACCGTCACCGTCGATCTCAAGCCGTACAGGTGGTCGAACGGTGAGCCGGTGAACGCGAAGAGCGTGCTGTTCTGGATGCACATGCTGACCGCGGAGAAGCAGAATTTCGCCAAGTACGTGGTGGGGAAGTTCCCGGACAATGTGAAGGCGGTGACCGAGACCGGTCCGCAGCAGGTCACGTTCACCCTGGACGGCAGTTATTCGCCGACCTGGTTCACCGGGGTGGAGCTGGCGCAGATCACGCCGCTGCCGATGGCGTGGGACAAGACCTCGGATGCGGCGGCGCCGGGCAGCGGTGGCTGCACCGAGAATCAGTCCCGATGCGATGCGGTGTACCGGTATCTGTACGACAAGAGCAAGAATCTGTCGACCTATGCCACCGATCCGCTGTGGCAGGTGGTCGACGGCCCGTGGCATCTGACGAATTTCGACGCGCAAGGGCATATCGCGTTCGATCCGAACCCGGCCTACAGCGGCCCGGACAAGCCGCATCTGGCGCATTACCGGATGGAGCCGTTCACCAGCACCGACGCCGAATTCAATACGCTGCGTTCGGGAACCACGGTGTCGGTGGGCGGGGTGCAGGCGACGAATCTGCCGGAGAAGAAGGCGTCGCAGGCGCTGCCGAGCACCAATCCGTTGCAGGCCAACTACAATCTGGTGCCCGCCTACGGCTGGGGCTGGAGCACGTCGATCCTGAATATGGACAATCCGACGTTCGGCGCCACGTTCCACCAGCTCTACATCCGCCAGGCGTTGCAGCTGACGCTGGATCAGGAGACCGACGTGAACTCCGCCATGCGCGGTTACGGCGCGGTCACCACCGGTCCGGTGCCGAATCGGCCGGACAATCCGTATCTGACCGACGCCGAGCGCGGTGCGGGCCCGTACCCGTTCGACCGGGAGAAGGCGAAGGCGCTGCTGACCGGGCACGGCTGGACCGCGCAGAACGGCGTCATGACCTGCACCGCCCCGGGCACCGCGGACACCCAGTGCGGCGCGGGTGTGGCCGCGGGCACCCGGTTGCAGTTCACGCTCGAATATTCCACGGGCAACCCGACTTACGGCCGGATGGTGCAGCAGTGGAAATCGGATGCGGCGCAGGCGGGCATCGTGTTGGACCTGAAGGGTCAGGAGTTCAACACGGTGATGGACGATGTGAGCAACTGCAAGGGTTCGGGTCCGGCGTGTGACTGGCAGATCGGTTTCTTCGGTTATCAGCAGTACGACGCGGTGCCCACCGGTGAGCAGCTGCTGCTGCCGGGGGCGAGTGAGAATATCGGCAACTACAGCGATCCCAAGCTCACCGAGTTGATCAATGCCACACTGCATTCCGACGACAGGTCCGCCTTCGCCGCCTACGAGGAGTACGCGGCCCGGACGCTGCCCGGGCAGATCAATATGCCGCTGCGCACCTATATGGAGGTGGTGGCCAAGAACCTCGGCGGCGTGTCGTTCCCGGCGGTGCAGACCGCGCGGGCTCCGGAGGACTGGTACTTCACCAAGTAG
- a CDS encoding DinB family protein has translation MSCCAECGFTYDLAAAERVAALAQEYAVDYADLLHTDPRVLRRRPAPQTWSALEYACHVRDMLLVQRERVLAARRMDRPVAEPMGRDERVDHDGYAAQQPTAVARQLQDATLLFTQVLERLPAEDWDRTLIYSYPQRAERSLRWVAQHTLHELRHHLLDIRRALGEA, from the coding sequence GTGTCTTGTTGCGCCGAATGCGGTTTCACCTATGATCTGGCCGCGGCCGAGCGGGTCGCGGCCCTCGCCCAGGAGTACGCGGTCGACTACGCCGACCTGCTGCACACCGACCCGCGGGTGTTGCGCCGCCGCCCGGCCCCGCAGACGTGGTCTGCGCTGGAGTACGCCTGCCATGTCCGGGATATGTTGCTGGTGCAGCGTGAGCGGGTGCTCGCGGCGCGGCGGATGGACCGGCCGGTGGCCGAGCCCATGGGCCGCGACGAGCGCGTCGACCACGACGGCTACGCCGCGCAGCAGCCGACGGCGGTCGCCCGCCAATTACAGGACGCCACACTGCTGTTCACCCAGGTCCTCGAGCGGCTGCCCGCCGAGGACTGGGATCGCACGCTGATCTATTCCTACCCGCAGCGCGCCGAGCGTTCCCTGCGCTGGGTCGCGCAGCACACCCTGCACGAACTGCGCCACCACCTGCTCGACATCCGCCGAGCGCTGGGCGAGGCGTAA
- a CDS encoding alkaline phosphatase family protein, protein MPPNSLDEVGHGGPANHQYDLSWFSRAAAAGKLPAVSYLKAANYQDGHAGYSDPIDEQHFVVDTIDKLEQSPDWKSTAVVLAYDDSDGWYDHVAGPVINGSHTPSDVYPGCATTPALGGHEGRCGTGPRLPLLVVSPYARTNFVDHTRTDETSVVKFIEQNWSLPALGNGSSETTAGDMTGMFDFQHPQSTTLLLEPDGSEKH, encoded by the coding sequence CTGCCGCCGAATTCGCTCGACGAGGTCGGCCACGGCGGCCCCGCCAACCACCAGTACGACCTGTCGTGGTTCTCTCGGGCCGCCGCCGCCGGGAAACTGCCCGCGGTCAGCTACCTCAAGGCCGCCAACTACCAGGACGGGCACGCGGGCTACTCCGACCCCATCGACGAACAGCACTTCGTCGTCGACACCATCGACAAGCTCGAGCAGTCCCCGGACTGGAAGTCCACCGCCGTCGTGCTCGCCTACGACGACTCCGACGGCTGGTACGACCACGTCGCGGGCCCGGTGATCAACGGCTCCCACACCCCCTCCGACGTCTACCCCGGCTGCGCCACCACACCCGCCCTCGGCGGCCACGAGGGCCGCTGCGGCACCGGACCGCGCCTGCCGCTGCTGGTCGTCTCCCCCTACGCCAGAACCAATTTCGTCGACCACACCCGCACCGACGAGACCTCGGTGGTGAAGTTCATCGAACAGAACTGGTCGCTGCCCGCCCTCGGCAACGGCTCCTCCGAAACCACCGCGGGCGACATGACCGGCATGTTCGACTTCCAGCACCCCCAGTCCACCACCCTGCTCCTCGAGCCCGACGGCTCCGAGAAGCACTGA
- a CDS encoding alkaline phosphatase family protein, translating into MTPDLLAHNPNLFNPQRLTPAQAMTCDQDHSYRAEQEAYDNGKMDQFVQKTQKGDCTGEYGPNGIVMDYYDGNTVTALWNYAQHYALNDNSFGTTFGPSTPGALEVTAAQTYGAKAIDAKTGNAVTDPNLVAAPGPDGVGSLIDDADPAYDDCSDKSHTTTDNLISMTGRSIGDALGDKNISWGWFQGGFTPTGKNAAGYAVCGSSHPNLGGQTQTDYNPHHEPFQY; encoded by the coding sequence CTGACCCCGGACCTGCTGGCGCACAACCCGAATCTGTTCAACCCGCAGCGGCTCACCCCCGCCCAGGCCATGACCTGCGACCAGGACCACTCCTACAGGGCCGAGCAGGAAGCCTACGACAACGGGAAGATGGACCAGTTCGTCCAGAAGACCCAGAAGGGCGACTGCACGGGCGAATACGGCCCCAACGGCATCGTCATGGACTACTACGACGGCAACACCGTCACCGCGCTGTGGAACTACGCCCAGCACTACGCGTTGAACGACAACTCCTTCGGCACCACCTTCGGCCCGTCCACCCCGGGCGCGCTCGAGGTCACCGCCGCACAAACCTACGGCGCCAAGGCCATCGACGCCAAGACCGGCAACGCCGTCACCGACCCCAACCTGGTGGCCGCCCCCGGCCCCGACGGCGTCGGCAGCCTCATCGACGACGCCGACCCCGCCTACGACGACTGCTCCGACAAGAGCCACACCACCACCGACAACCTGATCTCCATGACCGGCCGCAGCATCGGCGACGCGCTGGGCGACAAGAACATCAGCTGGGGCTGGTTCCAGGGCGGTTTCACCCCCACCGGCAAGAACGCCGCCGGGTACGCGGTGTGCGGCAGCAGCCACCCCAACCTGGGCGGCCAAACCCAGACCGACTACAACCCGCACCACGAACCGTTCCAGTACTAG